In Streptomyces sp. NBC_00341, the DNA window TCGGGCGAGGCGACCTCCACCCCGACGGCGAGCAGGACCAGCCCGGTGGCCGCCCAGGCGTCCTCGTCCCGCTCCTCACCGGAATCGTGCAGCACCACGTCGGACACGGGTACGCCGGTGCCGCACGGCGCCACGACGACATCGAGCGTCCCGGCAGCGATCAGCGCGAGGAGCTGCGCCAGCGTGGGGCCGGGTTCGGGGCGGTCAGCCGAGGAGAGGTGCATCCGCCCATGGTCGCCCCGCACCGCCGCGACCTGCCATGTCCCCGGTCACTACGGGGCAGCGCTCCGGGCTACTTCCGACGCGGGCCGCCGGAGGACCAGAAGTCCGAATGCTCCCGGGGCATCAGCTCCTCCTTCTTCGAACCCCCGGGCTGGCCGGGTGTTCCGGTTGGATAGGTCATCGCGGAGTCCTCGACGCAGCTGAGTCCCGCTTCGACGGAGACGTTGCCGATACTGCCCACTTGCAGGATGACGGCCAGCCCATCGGTTGTCCTGGCCCGGATCCGAGGCACGTCCTTGTCGGAGAAGACGCTGAAATCCCTGGCGCCCTGCTGCTTCCAGTAACGCCGGACCTGTTCCAAGAGCTCACCGCGCCGCTCCTTCGAGACCACAGTGAGGATGTTCCTGCTGCGAAAGACGGTCGTAGTCCCGGTCGGCCGGTTGAGACCGGTACTGCACGCCGATTCCGCAGGGGTGCCGTGAACCCATTTCACCGACGGGTGAATCGCCGCCATCGTGCCGTCGAGAATCACCTCCGCACGCTGCCCGGCCTGCTGCATATCTATCGCGGGCTCCTCCGGCTCCGCCTCGCCCTGACACGCCGCGAGCACCACCACCAGCAACACGCACCCCAGCAACCGCAACGGCCCACTCACACGCATCACCTCGGCACCGGCCTTGGCCCCACCGCCGTTCACGACGTCGACGACCGACGCACTTCGCCGGAGGACCAGAAGTCCGAATGCTCCCGCGGCGTCAGCTCCTCCTTCTTCGAACCCCCGGGCTGGCCGGGCGTCCCAGCCGGATAGGTCATCTCGGAGTCCTCGGCGCAGCTGAGTCCCACATCGACGAACACGTTCCCAATGCTGCCGACTTGCAGCGAGAGGGAGAATCCATCGGCGGTCGTGGCCCGGATCCATGGCATGTTCTTGTCGGATTTCACGCTGAATTCCTGGGCGCCCTGCTGTTCCCAGTACCGCCGGACCTGCTCCAACAGCTCACCGCGCCGCTGCTCGGAGACCACAGTGAGGATGTTCCTACTGCGGACGACGGTCGTGGTGCCGGTCGGTCTGTTGAGGTCGGTGCTGCACGGCTGTTCCATAGGAGTGCCGAAGACCCACTTAACCGGCGGCCGGATCGCCGCCATCGTGCCGCCGAGTATCGCCTCCGAGCGTTGCCCGGCCTGTTGCATATCCATCGCAGGTTCCTCCTGTTTCGCCTTGCCCTGACACGCCGCGAGCACCACCACCAGCAGCACACACCCCAGCAACCGCAACAGCCCACTCACACGCATCACCTCGGCGCCGCCGTCGTGATCTCGTTAGCATGACCGGCCACGACGCTCGCGATGTTGTCCAGGGAAGCTCCGCCCTTGCCCGGTTCGAAGTAGATCGAATGCGCGGGCAGATCGCCGGTCACGAGCCCCATGAGGCCGGTGTCCTCGCCGGGGGCGACGCTGAAGTGATGACCTCCGAAATGGTCGTCGGCCGGATCGGTACCGAACCAGTTCTCCTTGGGGCCGTACTCACTGCCCGGTGCGATGTACTGCAGAGGGTTACCCGTGGGCAGGTTGCTCACCTGGTCGTTCTCCGCCGCACCGACGTAGACGTGATCGGCGCCCACGCCGAGGTCGGCGGCCTTGTCGACGCCGACCCCCGGGCTGCCCACGAGGATCACGTCGTCGGCGGGGATTCCGCCGGGCTGCTGGGTTGCCTCACCCACGGTCAGGGAGCCGTACGAGTGGCCGATGGCCGTCACATGCGGGGACCCGGATTCATGGGTGGCCCGAATGCCATTCAAAAAGCCGTTGTACGCCGGGGCTCCGGCCTTGGCGTCATCGTCCCTCATGACGTCGGTGGCCGACCACTCGACACCGCCCAGCTGCGGTGCGTCATAGCCGAGCCAAACGATGGATGCGGTCGTGGCGCCCGGATATTTCTTGTTCGCGGCGTGCGCCACATTCCACGCCCGCTCCACGTCCGCAGACGCGAAGTGCCCGCTCAGCTTGGTGTTCAGGCCCGGCACATACGCGGAGACGTTCTTCGAGGTGTCCGGGTTGCCGAACGAGACGATGGCGCGGCCGTTGCCCTGCGAGCCGAGGCCTAGGAGATACGGGCGGGGCTCGCGCCCCCGGTCCAGTTGCTGCTGGATGCCCTTCACGCCGTCGATCTTGTCCTTGAGAGCCGCCGCCTCGCCCCCGGTCGCGGATGCGTAGTCGGACTCCAGGCTACTCAACAGCATGGGCAGGTAGGTCCGGTTGGCCCGGTCCCGGTCGGCCATCGGTACGCCGTCCCGGTTGCCGATCTCCTGCGGGTAGTCCTGGATCAGCTCGGCCTGGAGGCTGGGGGAGAGCCCCGCCCACCACGCCTGTACGGCGTCGGGCGACGCCTTTCCGTCCGGCATGCCGAGCTCGGACAGCAGCTCGGTATTGAGTGCGTCAGCTGTCGCCAGTTCCAGCAGGCCGGCGCTCCAGTCACCCTTGGCGCACCGGTTGGCCGCATCGGTGAAGAGTTCGATCGCCGCCGTGTACTCCTTGTCCGCCGCCTGCGCCGCGTTCCAGGCGTCACCGATCCGGTCGGCGTACCCCTGAGCGCGAGCGGCCTGGTCTCGATGCATGATCGCGATGTCGCCCGGCATCATGTGGTCGGCGCCGACAGTCGGGGCAGTGACCGTGCCGTCGTCGGCGACTTTGTATCCGGCGTCCGTGGCGTCCGCGACTGCGTCCGCGAGTCGGCCCTGGTAGGTCAGGAGCGCTTCGCCACAGGCCCTCAACACTTCGCCCACGCCGTCGAGTTCCTGCTTGGCGACGTTCAAGTCCCGCTGCATTCGGGCGAGTCTGTCGTCGGCCGACTCGGCGGTGGCACCGCCCCAGGCCCCGTCCTGACTGAGAGGGCGGTGCAGGTACTTGCCAAAGTCGCCTGCGTGAGTGGTGAACTGCTCCGCCAACGCGTCCCAGGCATCGCCGGCGTCGGTCAGCAGGAGTGGCTTGGCATCACGGAGCTCCGAGACTCGCATGCCTCAGTACCTCCCGTAGAGGCCGGGTGCGGGGCTGAAGCCCGGAGCGTAGGGGCCCCGGAACGCCTTGCGCCGCTCCTGGTCCTCGTCCGTGAGGCTCTTACCTGAGCCACTGACCGCGTCCGCCGCGCCTCCCACCATGCCCGCCAGTGAACGCAACGCCTTCGTCCACGCCTCCAGGCAGTCGTCAATCGCCTGGGCGGACTGGAAACCGACCAGTCCGGCGACGGCCGTATCCGTCGGCGTGAACAGGGCTTTGACGTCATCCGGTATGTCGTGGGCAACCTTGCGAGCGGCCGCGGCCGCCTTATGTACCTCGCTCGGTTCGATCCATAACCCTCGCGTCGCACCGCCGATCGGTGTGGACATGAGTTCCCCCCATGGTCGCTTGGTAGCTGGCGATCCATAGGCTAGAGACACGTTCGTCCCCGGCCCTGAGTACGCGTACTCAGGACCGGGGACGAGCAGTCGCGAAGTGCCGTGCCCCCGTGATGGTGCAGGCTCCGTGCCCCGCAGGGCTCAGGACCTGACCGTCGCCACCGCTGCCTGCGGCCGGATCGGGAGGCGGTTGACCGGGCGACCGGTGGCCGAGCGGACCGCCGCCGCCACCGCGGCCGGGGAGGTCACCACGGGGACCGCGGAGGCGGGTTTGGCGCCGAACGGGGCCACCACGTCGCGCTCCTCGACGAGTCGGACGATGCGGATGTCCGGCGCGTCGAGGGAGGTCGGCAGGGCGTAACCCGTGAGGTCGGGGTGGCGGATGAGGCCGCGGGCGGTGCGGAGGTTCTCCGTGAGGGCGGTGCCGATGCCCTGGGTGATGCCCGCCTCGATCCGGGTCGCCAGCTGGGACGGGTTGAGGACCCGGCCGACGTCCTGGGCGACGGCCATCTCCACGACGCGGACCGAGCCGAGCTCGATGTCGACGTCCACCACGGCCCGGATCGCGCAGAAGGCGAGGCCGACGAAGGCGTCGCCCTGGCCGGACTCGTCCAACGGCTCCGTGGGGTGGGGGCGGCACTGGGCGGTGGCCCAGAGCTCCTTGCCGTCCATCGCCTCCATGACGGTCGTCGAGAGCACCCCGTCGTAACTGGTGATCTTGCCGTCGGCGATCTGGAGCAGTTCGGTGGACATGCCGAACTGGTGGGCCAACGGCTGGAGCAGCTGGGTGCGGACCATCTTCGCGGCGCGTTCAACGGCTCCGGCCGAGACCCAGGTGTGACGGCCGTGCGTGGCCGGTCCCGCGGGGGGCTGGTCGGTGTCGACGGAGGCCACGTGGACCTCCTCGATGCCCAGGGTCTCCTGGACGACCTGGCGGGCCAGTGTCGAGAAGCCCTGGCCCGTCTCGACGGCGGCGCAGATGACGGTGGCGACCCCGTCGTGGACCCGGACCGTCGCCGTGGAGACCTCGTCCGCGCCCTCCGCACCGAGCATGTGGACCATGCCCAGCGCGTAGCCCACCCCGCGCCGCACCGCGCCGGGTTCGCCCGCGCCCTCCGGGCCGCCCGGGAGCAGCCAGTCGTCCTCCGGGGAGTCCTTGGGGAGCGAGGGGAGCCGGAAGTCCCGTACCGCGCGCAGGAGTTCCGCGACGGGGGCCGGGCAGGTCACGGTCTGTCCGGTGGGCAGGATGTCGCCGGTGGACAGGGCGTTGCGGAGCCGCAGTTCGGCCGGGTCGAGGGAGAGCTTGGCGGCCAGCTTGTCCATCTGGCCCTCGTACGCGGCGCAGACCTGCATCGCGCCCTCGCCCCGGACGTGGCCGGACGGCGGGTTGTTCGTACGGACGGCCCAGCCCTCGATGAAGGCGTGCGGGACGACGTAGGGGCCGCAGGCGAACGCGACGGCGGCGGCCAGCGATTCGGAGGAGTCGTCGGCGTACGCGCCCGCGTCGAGGAGGATCTGCGCCTCGACCTTCACCAACCGGCCCTCGGCGTCGGCGTGGTGGCGGTAGCGGAGCAGCGTCGGGTGGCGGTGCGCGTGGCCGAGGAAGGACTCCTCGCGGGTGGCGGCCAGCTTGACCGGGCAGCCGGTGCGCAGGGCGAGCAGCCCCAGCGGGAGCTGGAATCCGGGGTCCTCGCGGTCGCCGGTGGCGCCGGGGACGCCGGTCACGACGACCTTCACCCGGTCCGGTTCGAGGCCGAAGCAGGCGGCGGCGAGGTCGCGGTCGGTGTGCGGGTCGGTGGAGGCGGTGTAGATCTCGACGCCGCCGTCGGGGCGGGGCACGGCGAGCCCGGCCTCGGCACCGATCGGCGCCGGGTCCTGGCGGCCGATGCGGTACAGCCCCTCGACGATCACCTCGCCCACGATCTCCGGGTCGCCGTAGCGCAGCGGGATGTGGCGGATCAGGTTGCCGTCGGGGTGCAGCGGTTCCGCGGCGAAGGCCTTCTCCGGGTCGGTGACCGGTTCCAGCACCTCGTACTCGACGGCGATGGCGGCGGCGGCCAGCCTGGCGGTGTCGGGGTGGTCGGCGGCGACCGCGGCGATCGGCTCGCCGTGGTGGCGGACCAGCTCGGAGGCGAAGACGGGACGGTCCACGACGCGGCGTCCGTAGGCGCTCTCGCCGGGTACGTCCTCATGGGTGACGACCGCGCGTACGCCCGGCATCTCTACGGCGGCCGAGGTGTCGATCGACAGGATGCGCGCGTGCGGGTGCGGGGAGCGGAGCACGGCCGCCCAGAGCAGTCCCTCGGCCCACAGGTCGGCGGCGTACGGGAAGGTGCCCTCGGTCTTGGGGCGGGCGTCGGCCGGCGGCAGCGAGGCGCCGAGGCCGAACACCGGCTGCTCGCCCTCGGGGCCGTCGGGCCCGTCCAGTGAGGGGATGCTGATCGCCGTGTGGGTCGCGCCGCCCGCGGTGGCTGCGTCGTTGCTCACGCCATGCCTCCGTCCTGCAGATGGGCCTGCACACTACCCGCGCCGGGGGGCGCCTGGTGCGGGATGCGTGCCTCGTCCTGTTTCGCGGACTGTTCCGTGGGCTGTCCCGTGGACTGTCCCGTGGACTGTTCCGCGGATTCCGGTGCGGGTGCGGAGGCCGCCTCACGGCCCGCGATGACCTCGTTCACGGCGTCGAGCACCCCCCGGTAGCCGGAGCAGCGGCAGAGGTTGCCGCAGAGTGCCTGACGGGTCTCCAGCTCGCTGGGGGCGTGGTTGCCCTCCAGCAGGTCGTGGACGGTCATGGCCATTCCGGGGATGCAGAAGCCGCACTGGACGGCGCCGCAGTCGGCCAGCGCCCGCTGGACGTCGGACGGTTCGCCGTCGACGGCCAGGCCCTCGACGGTCCGCACCTCGCTGCCCGCCGCGGTGGCCGCGGGGACCAGGCAGGAGGCGACGAGCCGGCCGTCCACCTGGACGTTGCAGGCACCGCACTCGCCCTGTGAGCAGCCGTCCTTGGCCCCGGCGAGGCCGAGGCGCTCGCGCAGTACGTAGAGCAGCGACTCACCGATCCAGGCGTCGGTGACGGGCCGGTCGACGCCGTTCACGTGCAGCGCGTACGAGACGGAGGGGTGCTCGCTGGGCAGGTCGAGCCGGGGGGCCGGGGCGGCCTCCGGGTCCGTGACGTCGGGATCGGCGTCGAGATCAGGGGCGAGGTCGGGGGTGGGGGCGGGGTCTGTGACTCGGGGATCCGTGGCGTCGGCTTCGGCTTCGGCTTCGGCGGGCGTGTCCGCCGCGTCCGGGGCCGTGACATCGGTGTCCGGTGCCGCTTCGGCGTCCGTGGCCCCGGTGTCCGGCGCGTCCTCTGCGACCGGCTCCGCGACCGGGTCCGCAGCAGGTTCCGCCACCGGCTCCGTGCCTGGCTCCGTGACCGGTTCGGCCGGGCCGGGGTGCTCCATGGCGGGCTGCGACGCGTCCTGGAGGGCTGCCTCCGGCGGGACTTCGTGCGCGTCCGCCGCGCCGTCCGGCGCGTCCGGTGTCCCGTCGTGGTCCGCCCCCCGCGGCGGGGCGTTGTCCCCGGCCGGGGGTTCGGGCTCGCGCGTCGCCCAGGGGGCGGGCGCGCCGCCGGGCAGGGTGGCCGGCGGGGTGCGGTCCGCGTACCAGGCGGCCGCCGCGGAGGGGGAGAACTCGCCGGACTCCTCGGGGAGATCGCCGTCGGCGACCGGGATCTGCCACTGGCCGGTGTGCCCGGCCGGTTCCGCGGACTCGGCGGACTCCGCGAAGTTCCACTGGCCGGTGGCGGCCCGGTCCTCGCGGTACCGGTCCGGGTACTGCTCCCCCGGCGGGTGCGGCTGGTACGGGGTCTGCTGGTATCCGTACGGCGCCTGCTGCTGGTTCGGGTCGGGCCAGTGCACCGCCTCGGGGGCGGGCTGCTCCGCGCCCGGGGCGTGGTCCTGCCCGTCGCCCCGGCTGTCCTGCCCGTCCGGTGTCCGGACGACCCAGCTGCCGGTGGCCGCCGGGTCGATCCCGGCGGCCGGGGTCAGCGGCAGGATCATCGGCGGTACGTAGCCCTGGCCGGGCGCGGCCAGCGGGATGTTCGCCAGGTCCTCCGGCGGCAGGTGGACGAAGGCGGTCGACTCGCCGTCGTACTCACCGCTCTGGGGGATCGGCTCCCATCCCCCGTGCTGTTCGGTGTGGTCCTCGTTGCTCACGACAGTGCCCTCCCCAGCGCGCGTCGGGCCAGCGCTGCGACGGTGCGCCGCAGGTGCAGTACGGCGGGGGACAGCGGTGGCGCCTCTCCCCCGTCGGCGGGCGGTGGCTCGTCCGGGATGCACGCCGCGGCGACGTACTCGCCGAAGGCGGCCAGCGCGTCGGGCGCCAGGCCCCGTTCGCCGTCCCAGTCGATCAGCGAGGCGATCCAGCGTTCGGCCTCCAGCGGCCGCAGCGGCATCGGCGCGATGGCGCCGACCGCGCAGCGCACTCCGCGCCGGGCCGGGTCGAGGACGATCGCGACGGAGGCGGTGGCCCGGCCGGGGCCGGTGCGTCCGGTCGCCTTGAGGAAGACCTGCGGGGCGTGCAGCAGGGGTACCCGGACGAAGCCGATCAGCTCTGCGGGCTCCAGCATCTCGCGGCCGGCCAGCAGGTGCGAGACCGGGATCTCGCGGCGGGCGCCGCCGGGGCCGGCGATGACCAGCTCGGCCTCCAGCGCGGCCAGGACCGGCAGGGCGTCCCCGGTCGGGGCGGCGGTGGCGATGTTGCCGCCGAGCGTCCCGGCGTTGCGGATCTGCGGCGGGCCGGCGGCGCGGGCGGAGGCGGCCAGGGCGGGGATGAGGGCGGCGAAGTCGGGGCGGCCCATCCGGGCGTGGGTGAGCCCGGCGCCGAGGAGGGCGTGACCGTCCTGGTAGTGCCAGCCCCTCAGTTCGCTGATCCGGCCGAGTCCGACCAGGCCGGAGGGGCGCAGGAGGCCCTTGTTGACGGCCGACATCAGGTCCGTGCCGCCTGCCACGGGGACGGCGGCAGGCATGGCACCGAGTGCCGCCACTGCCTCGTCCAGCGAGGCAGGCAGCGTGACGGACTGCGTCGCCTGCGGTGCTTGCGTGGTCAACCCAGCTGCCCCTTCCCGGTGTCCCGGCTGTCCCGTCTGTTTCGCCGTACGGTACGTGCTCAAAGCCTGGACGTGGCAACTCTGGCACATCTTCGGACCGGCCCGACGCGAGGGTCCGCGAAGGGAGTATCCGTCCCTGGCCAGGGGGATGATCCCGATTCGCACCTCTTCGGAGTGGAGTGCGAATTGCCACTATTCAGCGAGCTTGTACGACTTATTCCGTTCCACGGAAGTGTCAACGGAGGAGAACGGCGGAGTTCGACGGGAGAGCCCGGAGAGCACCGGGAAGGGACCGGTAAGGGAGAGGTCTCACACGCGCGGGGGCGCTCCCTCGAGCGGGCGGCCGAGGATGCCGGGCCGCCGCTGCCACGGCAACGGGCCGCTCGACGGCCGGTAGTCGACACCCAGCGCGTCGAGTCGCGCGTAATGCGCGGTCATCCGCCGCTCGAAGCCGGCGAAGTCCCGTTCCTCCGGGGCGGGCAGGGCCGACCAGGCGACCTCCGCGAAGGCGGCCAGCCGCGGGAAGACCTGGTAGTCGACCCGGGCCCGGTTCTGCATGACCTCGGTCCAGACGTTGGCCTGGGTGCCCAGGACGTGCCGGGCCGCCTCCTCGGAGAGGCCCGGCGGAACGGGTTCGAAGCGGTAGACGTCCTCCAGGGTGCGGACGTAACCGATCGGCATCGGCTCGTCGGGGCCGCCGTCCTGACGGTGGTCCAGGTAGACCTGCTGCTCCGGGCACATCACGACGTCGTGCCCGGCCTCCGCGGCGGCGATGCCGCCCCCGTAGCCGCGCCACGAGGAGACGGCCGCGCCCTCGGCGAGTCCGCCCTCCAGGATCTCGTCCCAGCCGATCAGGCGGCGGCCCCGTGCGGTGAGCCAGCTGTCGAAGTGCCGGATGAACCAGGACTGGAGCTCGTCCTCGTCGGCCAGGCCGAGTTCCTTGATGCGGGCCTGGGCCGCGGGCGAGCGCTTCCACTGGTCCTTGGGGCACTCGTCGCCGCCGACGTGGATGAACGGCGAGGTGGCGGCGGGGAAGAGTTCGAGGACCTCCTCGAAGACGCCCTCGAAGAAGCGCAGGGTCTGCTCGGTGGGGGCGAGGACGTTCGGGGCGACGCCCCAGTCGTCCCAGACGGTCAGGGCGGTGGTGTCGATGACGTCGGTGTTGCCCAGCTCCGGGTAGGCGGTGATGGTCGCCTGCGAGTGGCCCGGGATGTCGATCTCGGGGACGACCCGGATGTGCCGGGCGGCGGCGTACGCCACGATCTCGCGGATGTCGTCCTGGGTGTAGAAACCGCCGTGCGGGGTCTCGTCCCAGAGTTCGGAGGCCCGGTGGCCGTGCTTGGTGCGCGAGCGCCACGCGCCGGCCTCGGTCAGGCGCGGGTGGCGCTTGATCTCGATGCGCCAGCCCTGGTCGTCGGTGAGGTGGAAGTGGAAGACGTTCAGCTTGTGGGCGGCGAGGAGGTCGAGGTAGCGCAGGACGTCGGTCTTGGGCATGAAGTGCCGTGACACGTCGAGCATCATGCCGCGCCAGCCGAAGCGCGGTCCGTCCTCGATGTCGGTGAACCCGAAGCCGGGCCGGGCGGCGCCGTCCACGGGCGCCCGGCGGAACGCCTCGGGCCCGAGCAGCTGACGCAGCGTCTGCGCGCCCCAGAACACCCCGGCGGGGCTGCCCCCGGTGATCGCGACGCTGTTGCCGGGCAGGGTGGTCAGCCGGTACGCCTCGGGCTCCAGGGCGGAGTCGGTCAGCAGCCGGACGGACTGCTCCGCGCCCTCCGCGGCGGGGGCGAGCGACAGGCCGAAGGCGGCGCCGAGCGTGGCGCGCAGCCAGCGCTCTGTGGTCTCGGTGCCGGGCGCCGCCGTGATGGTGGTGGACGCGTCCAGGACGAATCCGCCCCCGCCCTGGTCACCGGGGCCACCGGCGCGCACGGGGGCCGGGATCAGTTCCATGTCCATGAGGTCAGTCCTTAACCGCTCCGCCCAGTCCCGAGACCAGGCGTCGCTGTACGAGTACGAAGAAGACCAGCACGGGGATGGTCATCACCGTCGAGGCTGCCATGATCCCTCCCCAGTCGTTCTCATCGGGTTTGAAGAAGACCAGCAGCGCCATCGGGAGCGTCGACTGGGAGGTGTCGCTGATGATGAACGACTTCGCGAAGAGGAAGTCGTTCCAGGTCGAGATGAACGAGAAGACGCTCGTCGCGACCAGTCCCGGGAAGACCAGTGGGAAGAGGATCTGCCACAGGAAGCGGGCCCGGCTCGCGCCGTCGATGTACGCCGCCTCCTCCAGGGCGTCCGGGACGGCCTTGACGAAGCCGCGCAGCATCCAGATCGCGAACGGCAGCGAGAAGGCCAGGTGCGGCAGGATCAGCGAGCCGAGCGTGTTCAGCTGGCCGAAGTCGCGCATCAGGAAGAACAGCGGGATCGTCAGCGCCTCGACCGGCACCATCTGCGCGACCAGGAACATGATCAGCAGGGTGGTGCGGAAGCGGAACCGGAACCGGGTGACCGCCGTCGCCGCCAGGAAGGCGATCAGCGCGGAGACGATGACGACCGTGCCGGCGACGATCAGGCTGTTGAGGAAGTAGCGCCCGAAGTCCTGCTGCTGGAAGACCCGGCGGAAGGAGTCCAGGGACGGCGACAGCGTCCAGGGCCTCGGGTGCGCGGACTGGACCTCTCCGGCCGGCTTGAAGGCCGAGAGCACCATCCAGTACAGCGGGAAGGCCACGACGACGGCGATCAGCAGCGCCGCCGCCTCGGCGGCGAGCCGGCCGGGCCGGCGGACGCGCGACAGGGACGGCAGGCTCACAGTTCCTCCCCCTGGCGCCTCACCAGGCGCAGATAGACCAGCGTGACCGCCAGCAGGATGACCAGCATCACGACACCGATGGCCGAGCCGAGGCTGTACTGCGAGGACGCGAACGCCTTCTGGTAGGCGTACACGTTGAGCACCAGGTTCTGCCCGGCGATGCCGCCGCCGTTGGTCATCACGTAGATCTGCGTGAAGACCTTGAAGTCCCAGATGATCGACTGGATGGTGACGACGATCAGGATCGGCCGCAGCATCGGCGCCATGACGGAGCGCCAGATCCGCCACTGCGAGGCGCCGTCCAGCGCCGCCGCCTCCAGCACCTCGGTGGGGATCGCCCGGATGCCCGCGTACACGGTGACCATCACGAACGGGAACGAGCACCACAGGACTTCGAGGAGCACCAGTGCGAAGGCGCTGTAGCGCCCGTACGTCCACGAGAAGTCACCGAGCCCCAGCACCCGGTTGACCGGTCCGAAGTCGGCGTCGAAGA includes these proteins:
- a CDS encoding carbohydrate ABC transporter permease, producing the protein MSLPSLSRVRRPGRLAAEAAALLIAVVVAFPLYWMVLSAFKPAGEVQSAHPRPWTLSPSLDSFRRVFQQQDFGRYFLNSLIVAGTVVIVSALIAFLAATAVTRFRFRFRTTLLIMFLVAQMVPVEALTIPLFFLMRDFGQLNTLGSLILPHLAFSLPFAIWMLRGFVKAVPDALEEAAYIDGASRARFLWQILFPLVFPGLVATSVFSFISTWNDFLFAKSFIISDTSQSTLPMALLVFFKPDENDWGGIMAASTVMTIPVLVFFVLVQRRLVSGLGGAVKD
- a CDS encoding xanthine dehydrogenase family protein subunit M yields the protein MTTQAPQATQSVTLPASLDEAVAALGAMPAAVPVAGGTDLMSAVNKGLLRPSGLVGLGRISELRGWHYQDGHALLGAGLTHARMGRPDFAALIPALAASARAAGPPQIRNAGTLGGNIATAAPTGDALPVLAALEAELVIAGPGGARREIPVSHLLAGREMLEPAELIGFVRVPLLHAPQVFLKATGRTGPGRATASVAIVLDPARRGVRCAVGAIAPMPLRPLEAERWIASLIDWDGERGLAPDALAAFGEYVAAACIPDEPPPADGGEAPPLSPAVLHLRRTVAALARRALGRALS
- a CDS encoding xanthine dehydrogenase family protein molybdopterin-binding subunit; translation: MSNDAATAGGATHTAISIPSLDGPDGPEGEQPVFGLGASLPPADARPKTEGTFPYAADLWAEGLLWAAVLRSPHPHARILSIDTSAAVEMPGVRAVVTHEDVPGESAYGRRVVDRPVFASELVRHHGEPIAAVAADHPDTARLAAAAIAVEYEVLEPVTDPEKAFAAEPLHPDGNLIRHIPLRYGDPEIVGEVIVEGLYRIGRQDPAPIGAEAGLAVPRPDGGVEIYTASTDPHTDRDLAAACFGLEPDRVKVVVTGVPGATGDREDPGFQLPLGLLALRTGCPVKLAATREESFLGHAHRHPTLLRYRHHADAEGRLVKVEAQILLDAGAYADDSSESLAAAVAFACGPYVVPHAFIEGWAVRTNNPPSGHVRGEGAMQVCAAYEGQMDKLAAKLSLDPAELRLRNALSTGDILPTGQTVTCPAPVAELLRAVRDFRLPSLPKDSPEDDWLLPGGPEGAGEPGAVRRGVGYALGMVHMLGAEGADEVSTATVRVHDGVATVICAAVETGQGFSTLARQVVQETLGIEEVHVASVDTDQPPAGPATHGRHTWVSAGAVERAAKMVRTQLLQPLAHQFGMSTELLQIADGKITSYDGVLSTTVMEAMDGKELWATAQCRPHPTEPLDESGQGDAFVGLAFCAIRAVVDVDIELGSVRVVEMAVAQDVGRVLNPSQLATRIEAGITQGIGTALTENLRTARGLIRHPDLTGYALPTSLDAPDIRIVRLVEERDVVAPFGAKPASAVPVVTSPAAVAAAVRSATGRPVNRLPIRPQAAVATVRS
- a CDS encoding 2Fe-2S iron-sulfur cluster-binding protein, with the translated sequence MSNEDHTEQHGGWEPIPQSGEYDGESTAFVHLPPEDLANIPLAAPGQGYVPPMILPLTPAAGIDPAATGSWVVRTPDGQDSRGDGQDHAPGAEQPAPEAVHWPDPNQQQAPYGYQQTPYQPHPPGEQYPDRYREDRAATGQWNFAESAESAEPAGHTGQWQIPVADGDLPEESGEFSPSAAAAWYADRTPPATLPGGAPAPWATREPEPPAGDNAPPRGADHDGTPDAPDGAADAHEVPPEAALQDASQPAMEHPGPAEPVTEPGTEPVAEPAADPVAEPVAEDAPDTGATDAEAAPDTDVTAPDAADTPAEAEAEADATDPRVTDPAPTPDLAPDLDADPDVTDPEAAPAPRLDLPSEHPSVSYALHVNGVDRPVTDAWIGESLLYVLRERLGLAGAKDGCSQGECGACNVQVDGRLVASCLVPAATAAGSEVRTVEGLAVDGEPSDVQRALADCGAVQCGFCIPGMAMTVHDLLEGNHAPSELETRQALCGNLCRCSGYRGVLDAVNEVIAGREAASAPAPESAEQSTGQSTGQPTEQSAKQDEARIPHQAPPGAGSVQAHLQDGGMA
- a CDS encoding alpha/beta hydrolase, whose amino-acid sequence is MRVSELRDAKPLLLTDAGDAWDALAEQFTTHAGDFGKYLHRPLSQDGAWGGATAESADDRLARMQRDLNVAKQELDGVGEVLRACGEALLTYQGRLADAVADATDAGYKVADDGTVTAPTVGADHMMPGDIAIMHRDQAARAQGYADRIGDAWNAAQAADKEYTAAIELFTDAANRCAKGDWSAGLLELATADALNTELLSELGMPDGKASPDAVQAWWAGLSPSLQAELIQDYPQEIGNRDGVPMADRDRANRTYLPMLLSSLESDYASATGGEAAALKDKIDGVKGIQQQLDRGREPRPYLLGLGSQGNGRAIVSFGNPDTSKNVSAYVPGLNTKLSGHFASADVERAWNVAHAANKKYPGATTASIVWLGYDAPQLGGVEWSATDVMRDDDAKAGAPAYNGFLNGIRATHESGSPHVTAIGHSYGSLTVGEATQQPGGIPADDVILVGSPGVGVDKAADLGVGADHVYVGAAENDQVSNLPTGNPLQYIAPGSEYGPKENWFGTDPADDHFGGHHFSVAPGEDTGLMGLVTGDLPAHSIYFEPGKGGASLDNIASVVAGHANEITTAAPR
- a CDS encoding beta-N-acetylhexosaminidase, producing the protein MDMELIPAPVRAGGPGDQGGGGFVLDASTTITAAPGTETTERWLRATLGAAFGLSLAPAAEGAEQSVRLLTDSALEPEAYRLTTLPGNSVAITGGSPAGVFWGAQTLRQLLGPEAFRRAPVDGAARPGFGFTDIEDGPRFGWRGMMLDVSRHFMPKTDVLRYLDLLAAHKLNVFHFHLTDDQGWRIEIKRHPRLTEAGAWRSRTKHGHRASELWDETPHGGFYTQDDIREIVAYAAARHIRVVPEIDIPGHSQATITAYPELGNTDVIDTTALTVWDDWGVAPNVLAPTEQTLRFFEGVFEEVLELFPAATSPFIHVGGDECPKDQWKRSPAAQARIKELGLADEDELQSWFIRHFDSWLTARGRRLIGWDEILEGGLAEGAAVSSWRGYGGGIAAAEAGHDVVMCPEQQVYLDHRQDGGPDEPMPIGYVRTLEDVYRFEPVPPGLSEEAARHVLGTQANVWTEVMQNRARVDYQVFPRLAAFAEVAWSALPAPEERDFAGFERRMTAHYARLDALGVDYRPSSGPLPWQRRPGILGRPLEGAPPRV
- a CDS encoding sugar ABC transporter permease, with protein sequence MTANSTAYKAPGAPGTGGATPRPRRHRPPVSPARRSGWTPWLYLLPALVLLGGLLVYPIYQLGLISFLEYTQAQVSGGEPATFQGFGNYATLFRDSQFWQVLAATVVFATLCVLATLLVGCALAVLLTRVRALPRLALMMAALGAWATPAITGSTVWVFLFDADFGPVNRVLGLGDFSWTYGRYSAFALVLLEVLWCSFPFVMVTVYAGIRAIPTEVLEAAALDGASQWRIWRSVMAPMLRPILIVVTIQSIIWDFKVFTQIYVMTNGGGIAGQNLVLNVYAYQKAFASSQYSLGSAIGVVMLVILLAVTLVYLRLVRRQGEEL